A part of Parvimonas micra genomic DNA contains:
- a CDS encoding phosphoribosylaminoimidazolesuccinocarboxamide synthase, with product MEKIYTGKTKDIYKSEDGNYVLKFKDDVTGENGVFDPGANTVGLSIEGVGHEGLKITKYFFEILKEKGIRTHYIDCNLNENTMTVKPCEVFGKGIEVICRFKAVGSFIRRYGLYAKPNDDLDTYVEITLKDDERCDPLITKDALVMLNILTEKEYEDLVALTKEICTIIRDVLKEKGLTLYDIKLEFGKVDGEVVLIDEISGGNMRVYNGDNIVAPTDLYSFLLK from the coding sequence ATGGAAAAAATTTACACTGGAAAGACAAAAGATATTTACAAGAGCGAAGATGGAAATTACGTTTTAAAGTTTAAGGATGATGTTACAGGAGAAAATGGAGTTTTTGATCCGGGTGCTAATACTGTAGGTTTATCAATTGAAGGTGTAGGACATGAAGGTTTAAAGATTACTAAATATTTCTTTGAAATTTTAAAGGAAAAGGGAATTAGAACTCATTATATAGATTGCAATTTAAACGAGAATACTATGACTGTAAAACCTTGCGAAGTTTTTGGTAAAGGTATAGAAGTAATTTGTAGATTTAAAGCTGTAGGTAGTTTTATAAGAAGATATGGTTTATATGCAAAACCTAATGATGATTTAGATACTTATGTTGAAATTACATTAAAAGATGATGAAAGATGTGATCCTTTAATTACTAAGGATGCACTTGTTATGTTAAATATATTAACAGAAAAGGAATATGAAGACTTAGTAGCACTTACTAAAGAAATTTGTACTATTATTAGAGATGTTTTAAAAGAAAAAGGACTTACTTTATACGATATTAAGTTAGAATTTGGTAAAGTTGATGGAGAAGTTGTATTAATTGACGAAATATCAGGTGGCAATATGAGAGTGTACAATGGAGATAACATTGTTGCACCAACTGATTTATATTCTTTTTTGCTTAAATAA